The Fervidicoccaceae archaeon genome contains the following window.
ACTCTCCGTTCAGCAGCACTATGCCGCTTGGGTTCAAGTCCTCAACGGCCACTCCTACGTTGCCTATCAAGGCCTCGGCACCCACTCTAGGGCTCTTGAGCTGCTCCTTAGCTGCTAGATAGCCGGTGAAGGTCAGAGCGGCCGTTGCGGCGATCGATATGATCAGGCCGGCCGAGAGCGACAGAACGTGAGCACGATATAACACGAAGACCGCCACGATCACTATGACTACGGCTACCGCGAATTCGTCTATGAGAGCGATCAGAGCCTCGCGGCGCCCCAATCGGAGCCTCTCCGAGTCTTTCGCCGCCAGCAATGGTTTTAACGTTAATCCGACGAAGCGACATCTGCCGAGCTGATGCGCGCGTGAAGCCTCGGAGCGCTGACGCTCGAGTCGAGGCCTCGGGGGCCGTCGTGCTCGGGCGAGCAGTAGAGGTCGACGGGTACGCCGGAAGACCCTACAGAGTCGTTACGCACATACATCGCGACCACTTGAGGGGGCTCCCCGAAAGCCGGAGAGCAGCGGCCGCAATATTAGCGACCGAGGCAACGGTCGAGATGCTCGAGGCGTTAGGCCATAGACTCCCTCGGAGTAGGACCCTGAGCCTCGCGCTGGGGCGCAGCTTG
Protein-coding sequences here:
- a CDS encoding NfeD family protein, whose product is MGRREALIALIDEFAVAVVIVIVAVFVLYRAHVLSLSAGLIISIAATAALTFTGYLAAKEQLKSPRVGAEALIGNVGVAVEDLNPSGIVLLNGEYWTASSIDGRFVPRGSKVAVISVRGLRLIVRPLEAGEGRRT